The Verrucomicrobiota bacterium genome has a segment encoding these proteins:
- a CDS encoding Gfo/Idh/MocA family oxidoreductase, producing the protein MSSQALQVGFVGGGPRAMEHLSGLRSLAGEIQVSFLCDVSEAALERAKSLLPGTALGTDLDALVKSHPCDLLVLCLPPFASRKKIAASLGQAPHLRAILVEKPAAASVALAEEAFGKLTIPVFLCHQMRLLPWFEAFQNQVAVLRQRGPVEFQGNCLGKLFDQGIHLLDLVYSLVGSLPEEVSQVIAEEDPARVSAQAPVPANWRVDRKHPGPVQTNIQAQWTSGDSLSFSCGPNGAPDWLDKKLRVQQGEDWVEITTDGVRHGGPFFAETENIQGSTQEYLGATTSCYREIRRWLLEEGEAPRLPRLQDHLPQMSWCENIERFPQKERLPKPHWIRENQTTPQIGVVIPLSDHRNMAPICVRSWTQGQEAAPDDFQLILIANRDTRELGESLRPFLRDHDLILQTEQPSAALGQGDMEEYVAGIEATDSEWLFLTEPHCEAPPELTAEIRHYFENNEAAGFCSSCTDGYATPWGRMEALFFGEGFHDWRQPGHWAKMVIRGFGIRRKAYELAGGLRLDYGRFSEWLLAGDLHRQGLYIAHAPGVRVIHHYTPDKIYLDEAIEEFVKGQAKYLLDVPEDDRLPYFPNPPLDFPGALDWRELERKAVKLAGHKRAGWLPSLSPVQKAALTRDWNAWLVRLLAWWNPKGALPFFARYYEAQTLRCLLHYLELASRNASPAARLGDEQRWEAQESGIPLLPGMFQKENYQGKAFHWAKPVFGIPLTISPQAKTLELSALPLVKANGKGSPALLCSLSPEKKIEAEVERDDDLIKFQFDLSQIERAESSQDCWVGIMSQPIEAASPETRELALPVTSISLVS; encoded by the coding sequence ATGTCATCCCAAGCACTTCAAGTCGGTTTTGTCGGGGGCGGGCCCCGTGCCATGGAACATCTCTCCGGCCTCCGCTCCTTAGCCGGGGAGATTCAAGTCAGCTTCCTTTGCGATGTCAGCGAAGCCGCCTTGGAGCGGGCCAAATCCCTCCTCCCAGGCACAGCTCTCGGGACAGATTTGGACGCTCTTGTAAAGAGCCACCCTTGCGACCTGCTCGTCCTATGTCTTCCGCCTTTTGCTTCCCGTAAGAAAATCGCCGCCAGCCTCGGGCAAGCGCCTCACCTCAGAGCCATTCTGGTAGAAAAGCCTGCCGCGGCCTCGGTCGCCTTGGCTGAAGAAGCTTTCGGCAAGCTGACCATACCGGTCTTTCTCTGCCATCAAATGAGGCTCCTCCCTTGGTTCGAGGCCTTCCAAAACCAGGTCGCCGTCCTCCGCCAAAGAGGGCCCGTGGAGTTTCAGGGAAACTGCCTAGGGAAGCTCTTCGACCAAGGCATTCATTTGCTCGATCTCGTTTACTCTCTAGTCGGCTCTCTACCGGAGGAGGTCTCCCAGGTCATAGCCGAAGAGGACCCGGCCCGAGTTAGCGCCCAAGCACCGGTGCCAGCCAACTGGCGAGTGGACCGTAAGCACCCAGGGCCCGTCCAAACCAACATTCAGGCCCAATGGACCTCGGGCGATTCTCTCTCCTTCAGCTGTGGCCCCAACGGCGCTCCCGACTGGTTGGACAAGAAACTCCGAGTCCAGCAGGGAGAAGATTGGGTCGAAATCACGACCGATGGGGTCCGGCACGGTGGGCCCTTTTTTGCGGAAACTGAAAACATCCAAGGAAGCACCCAAGAATATCTGGGGGCCACCACCAGCTGCTACCGGGAAATCCGAAGATGGCTTCTCGAGGAGGGGGAAGCGCCCAGACTGCCGCGCTTGCAAGATCACTTGCCCCAAATGAGCTGGTGCGAGAATATCGAGCGCTTTCCGCAAAAAGAGCGCCTACCCAAGCCGCACTGGATTCGGGAAAACCAAACGACACCGCAGATCGGCGTCGTCATCCCGCTGAGCGACCATCGGAACATGGCCCCGATCTGCGTTCGCAGTTGGACCCAAGGGCAGGAAGCCGCTCCCGATGACTTCCAGCTCATTCTCATCGCCAATCGAGACACCCGAGAACTGGGTGAATCCCTCCGGCCCTTCCTGAGAGACCACGACCTGATCCTCCAGACTGAGCAACCTTCGGCCGCTCTGGGCCAGGGAGACATGGAAGAGTATGTCGCTGGGATCGAAGCCACCGATTCCGAATGGCTTTTTCTCACGGAACCCCATTGCGAGGCCCCACCAGAATTGACCGCGGAGATCCGCCACTATTTTGAGAACAACGAGGCCGCCGGATTCTGTTCCTCTTGCACGGACGGCTACGCCACTCCCTGGGGCCGGATGGAAGCCCTCTTCTTTGGCGAAGGGTTCCATGACTGGCGGCAGCCCGGCCACTGGGCGAAGATGGTCATCCGTGGCTTTGGAATTCGCCGAAAGGCCTACGAATTGGCTGGAGGGCTCCGGCTGGACTACGGCCGTTTCAGTGAATGGCTGCTGGCAGGCGACCTCCATAGACAAGGGCTCTACATCGCGCACGCTCCCGGTGTTCGAGTGATTCATCACTACACTCCAGACAAAATTTACCTCGACGAAGCAATCGAGGAATTCGTCAAGGGGCAGGCGAAATACCTGCTCGACGTGCCGGAAGACGATCGGCTCCCCTACTTCCCCAATCCTCCGCTCGACTTCCCAGGCGCGCTCGATTGGCGCGAACTGGAGCGGAAGGCAGTCAAACTTGCCGGCCATAAAAGAGCCGGTTGGCTTCCTTCCCTCTCCCCTGTCCAGAAGGCGGCTCTCACCCGCGACTGGAACGCTTGGCTGGTGAGACTACTTGCTTGGTGGAACCCCAAGGGGGCTCTCCCCTTTTTCGCCCGCTACTATGAAGCCCAGACCCTGCGCTGCCTTCTGCATTACCTCGAACTGGCTTCCCGAAACGCCTCTCCCGCCGCCAGACTGGGTGACGAGCAACGTTGGGAGGCGCAAGAAAGTGGGATTCCTCTTCTTCCGGGAATGTTCCAGAAGGAAAACTATCAAGGCAAAGCCTTTCACTGGGCCAAACCCGTCTTCGGTATTCCTCTGACCATCTCCCCGCAGGCCAAAACCCTCGAGCTCTCCGCCCTGCCGCTGGTCAAGGCCAATGGGAAAGGATCTCCTGCTCTCTTGTGCAGCCTCTCTCCGGAAAAGAAAATCGAGGCCGAGGTCGAACGCGATGACGATCTCATCAAATTCCAATTCGATCTCAGCCAAATCGAGCGGGCGGAGTCTTCTCAAGACTGCTGGGTCGGCATCATGTCTCAACCCATTGAGGCGGCCTCCCCTGAAACGCGCGAACTCGCCCTCCCCGTCACCTCCATCTCACTAGTAAGCTAA
- a CDS encoding SulP family inorganic anion transporter gives MSLERLSHHWFSNLRGDILAGLVVALALIPEAIAFSIIAGVDPQVGLYASFLIAVTIAFAGGRPGMISAATAATALLVKGLVEDHGVQYLFAATLLAGVIQLILGFCRVSEVMRFVSKSVMTGFVNALAILIFLAQLPELDLSIAKVNWISYAMVGGGLAIIYLLPRLTKAVPSPLVAIVVLTLIAVWGGLDLRTVGDLGQLPTALPSFAWIEVPVTWATFFIILPYSVSIAGVGLLESLMTAQIVDDLTDTPSDKNREARGQGLANMITSFFGGMAGCAMIGQSVINVKSGGRTRLSTLVAGVVLIILCVLCGPWVKQIPMPALVAVMVMVSIGTFSWSSFKNLAVHPKSSSAVMIATVVTVIWSHNLAIGVGVGVLMSAIFFARQVSQLMVVTSQLDAGSETRTYTARGQLFFASSDRFIEAFDFREVLSKVVIDVSHAHFWDLTSVGALDKVVLKFRREGTEVEVLGMNEASATLVGKLAIHDKPDAEARLMDH, from the coding sequence TTGAGTTTAGAGCGTCTTTCCCATCACTGGTTTTCCAATCTCAGAGGCGATATCTTGGCCGGCTTGGTCGTGGCCTTGGCCTTGATCCCGGAGGCCATCGCGTTTTCCATCATCGCGGGAGTGGACCCGCAAGTGGGGCTCTACGCCTCCTTCCTCATCGCCGTCACGATCGCCTTTGCCGGGGGCCGTCCCGGAATGATCTCGGCCGCCACTGCCGCCACCGCCCTCTTGGTCAAGGGCTTGGTGGAAGATCACGGCGTCCAGTATCTCTTTGCCGCCACGCTCTTAGCCGGCGTCATCCAGCTCATCCTGGGATTTTGCCGGGTCAGCGAAGTCATGCGCTTTGTCTCCAAGTCGGTCATGACCGGCTTTGTCAACGCGCTGGCCATCCTCATTTTCTTGGCTCAGCTCCCCGAATTGGATCTCTCGATCGCCAAGGTCAACTGGATTAGCTACGCCATGGTGGGAGGGGGCTTGGCCATCATTTACCTTCTACCGAGGCTTACCAAAGCGGTCCCTTCGCCCCTAGTGGCGATTGTGGTGCTGACGCTGATCGCCGTTTGGGGTGGCTTGGATTTGCGGACGGTGGGGGACCTGGGGCAGCTGCCTACAGCTTTGCCATCGTTCGCCTGGATTGAGGTCCCCGTGACGTGGGCCACCTTTTTCATCATCCTTCCCTACTCGGTCAGCATCGCCGGTGTGGGCCTATTGGAATCGCTCATGACGGCCCAGATCGTGGACGATCTCACGGACACGCCGAGCGATAAAAACCGCGAGGCCCGCGGCCAAGGGCTGGCCAACATGATCACGAGCTTCTTCGGCGGCATGGCGGGCTGCGCCATGATCGGGCAATCGGTCATCAATGTGAAGTCCGGGGGCCGGACGCGACTCTCCACCCTGGTGGCGGGAGTGGTCCTCATCATTCTCTGCGTGCTCTGCGGCCCTTGGGTGAAGCAGATTCCCATGCCGGCGCTCGTGGCCGTGATGGTCATGGTGTCGATCGGGACTTTCAGTTGGTCATCCTTCAAGAATCTGGCCGTCCACCCTAAGTCTTCCAGCGCTGTCATGATTGCGACCGTCGTGACGGTGATTTGGTCGCACAACCTTGCCATCGGTGTGGGCGTGGGCGTGCTGATGAGCGCGATCTTCTTTGCGCGACAAGTTTCCCAATTGATGGTTGTGACGAGTCAGTTGGATGCAGGGAGTGAAACACGGACTTACACCGCACGAGGGCAGCTGTTTTTTGCTTCTTCGGATCGCTTTATCGAGGCCTTTGATTTCCGGGAAGTGCTTTCCAAGGTGGTGATCGACGTCTCGCACGCGCACTTCTGGGACCTCACCTCAGTCGGCGCCTTAGACAAAGTCGTCCTCAAATTCCGCCGCGAAGGCACCGAGGTGGAGGTGCTCGGAATGAACGAAGCCAGTGCCACGCTCGTCGGTAAGTTAGCGATCCATGACAAACCGGATGCGGAAGCCCGCCTGATGGATCATTAG
- a CDS encoding sulfotransferase domain-containing protein: protein MPLPEGFLSALQPTDSFLVCFPRSGSRWLRLLLSDIVNQLLDRDPSGLYDTQLEVETGTLRYQSNCLEAKEVIPNGYVDPRELPVELSGLIDPIFKSHNFTQLSSRPSARILYLFRKPENCLFSHYHYLLKKKHPSTLEQTLSEFFLQWFPVWTKHVSAVTLKATPDPSPFALVQYQDEIPFSCQQLRLAARFLHLDYSSGMEKAAFDRFSCFLTTLNQSGEHSYPRCQNIDLSDLLETPALREVWARSRAAFEKASRLATQHLRSDGEERRS, encoded by the coding sequence ATGCCGCTCCCCGAAGGGTTTCTCAGCGCCCTTCAGCCGACAGACTCCTTTTTGGTCTGTTTCCCTCGTTCTGGATCTCGTTGGTTGCGGCTTCTGCTCTCAGACATAGTCAACCAACTCCTCGACCGAGATCCGAGCGGGCTGTATGACACTCAACTGGAAGTCGAGACCGGGACACTCCGTTACCAATCGAACTGCCTCGAAGCCAAAGAAGTCATCCCCAATGGTTACGTGGACCCACGAGAGCTCCCCGTGGAGCTGAGCGGTCTCATCGATCCAATTTTCAAGTCTCACAATTTCACACAACTCTCCTCCCGCCCCTCCGCTCGCATTCTCTACCTCTTCCGAAAGCCCGAGAACTGCTTGTTTTCGCACTACCACTACCTCCTCAAAAAAAAGCACCCCTCCACTCTCGAGCAGACTCTCTCGGAGTTCTTCCTTCAGTGGTTCCCTGTATGGACCAAGCACGTTTCGGCGGTCACCCTCAAGGCCACTCCAGACCCTTCCCCCTTCGCCCTGGTCCAATACCAAGACGAGATCCCGTTTTCCTGCCAGCAACTTCGACTGGCCGCTCGCTTCCTTCATCTGGACTACTCCTCCGGCATGGAGAAAGCCGCCTTTGATCGATTCTCTTGCTTTCTCACAACGCTCAATCAATCGGGAGAACACAGCTACCCTCGCTGTCAAAATATCGATCTCTCGGACTTATTGGAAACTCCCGCCCTCCGAGAAGTCTGGGCCCGCAGCCGCGCCGCTTTTGAGAAGGCCAGTCGGCTGGCTACGCAGCACTTGCGCTCGGACGGGGAGGAAAGAAGAAGTTGA
- a CDS encoding TonB-dependent receptor has product MKQQTGSAAFVDAEEFRRQGYTNVNRILQRIPGVYVREEDGYGNFINISIRGADGTRSEKVTIMEDGILSAPAPYSAPAAYYNPKTARMAGIEVLKGSSQVRYGPHTTGGVINFLSTPVPEERSGYLRYTFGSDNTQLIHGWYGDVFETDFGKFGFVAEWHGQSTDGYRSIPGVDQDTGFDLYEPMLKIYWEPKTSFEQRFEFKVGYTDFDADESYLGLAESDLDRNPYSRYLGSALDNFDSDHLRLYLRWTGRPTDNLSLESTAYYNRFNRNWFRIDHVGTTQNPAVDSRGRIVGRSDLHLALLENGNAFLPVLRGDAPGAYGIRASNRSYASLGIQNAATYTLSTGPVDHALTGGFRFHHDYVDRFQWVDIYNTDGNGNLTLARSGTPGDESDRRQETTAASIFLQDEVTWNKLKVVPGVRFEFLDYDLNERGVGESGNLDTWAAGISASYELTDESLLFGGIHRGISTPGPAEFFSRGIEVEESIGYELGIRHSKEDYFYAELVGFLTDFENLVGTDAGLGAALSNSVNAGEATTWGFEGTVSYDYAAQKGWGFGLPAYFNATFTSAELESALSSGGGDGIFAGGTAGADIPYVPAWTLAAGIALQYEKFAFNVDAIWVDETFGTAANLDGPVTTSRQGKTDSYFLLDLSASYAINKYLTILGGIQNVFDTEYVSSRLPEGPRVGAPRSLYAGFETRF; this is encoded by the coding sequence GTGAAACAACAGACGGGCTCAGCCGCATTCGTGGACGCGGAAGAGTTTCGTCGCCAAGGTTACACCAATGTGAATCGAATCCTCCAGCGGATCCCAGGGGTTTATGTCCGAGAGGAGGACGGTTACGGAAACTTCATCAATATCTCCATCCGGGGCGCGGACGGCACTCGCTCTGAAAAGGTGACTATCATGGAAGACGGGATTCTCTCGGCTCCGGCTCCTTATTCAGCGCCGGCCGCCTATTACAACCCGAAAACCGCTCGTATGGCAGGGATCGAGGTCCTCAAGGGTTCAAGTCAGGTCCGCTATGGGCCGCACACCACTGGAGGCGTGATCAACTTCCTTTCCACGCCCGTGCCCGAAGAGCGCTCAGGATACCTTCGGTATACCTTCGGGAGCGACAATACCCAGCTCATTCATGGTTGGTATGGCGATGTTTTTGAGACTGACTTTGGCAAGTTTGGCTTCGTGGCGGAGTGGCACGGCCAATCCACAGACGGCTACCGCAGCATTCCCGGCGTCGATCAAGATACTGGTTTTGATCTCTACGAGCCCATGTTGAAAATCTATTGGGAGCCGAAAACCAGCTTTGAACAGCGCTTTGAGTTCAAGGTCGGCTACACTGATTTCGATGCGGACGAGAGCTACCTTGGGCTGGCCGAGAGTGACCTCGATCGCAATCCTTACAGCCGTTACCTGGGGTCGGCTCTCGACAACTTCGACTCCGACCACCTCCGGCTTTACCTCCGCTGGACCGGCCGTCCCACGGACAATCTCAGCCTTGAATCCACCGCCTACTACAATCGCTTCAATCGGAATTGGTTCCGGATCGACCACGTGGGCACGACCCAAAACCCAGCTGTCGATTCCCGAGGCCGCATCGTCGGGCGGAGTGATTTGCACCTTGCCCTCTTGGAGAACGGTAACGCTTTCCTCCCCGTCCTTCGGGGCGACGCTCCGGGCGCTTACGGCATCCGAGCCAGTAATCGCTCGTATGCCTCCCTTGGTATCCAGAATGCGGCCACTTATACCCTCTCCACTGGACCCGTGGATCATGCCCTTACTGGTGGCTTCCGTTTCCATCACGATTACGTGGACCGCTTCCAGTGGGTGGACATCTACAACACGGATGGCAATGGAAACCTGACCCTGGCTCGGAGCGGAACTCCTGGAGATGAATCGGATCGGCGCCAAGAGACGACTGCGGCTTCGATTTTCCTTCAAGACGAGGTCACTTGGAACAAACTGAAAGTCGTCCCCGGTGTCCGCTTTGAGTTTTTGGACTACGATCTCAACGAGCGTGGTGTCGGGGAATCTGGAAATCTCGATACCTGGGCCGCTGGGATCAGTGCCAGCTATGAGCTGACCGACGAAAGTCTCCTTTTCGGTGGGATCCACCGTGGAATCTCAACTCCTGGACCGGCCGAGTTCTTCTCTCGCGGAATCGAAGTGGAAGAGTCAATCGGATATGAATTGGGCATTCGCCACAGCAAAGAGGACTATTTCTATGCGGAACTGGTCGGCTTTTTGACTGATTTCGAAAACTTGGTGGGAACGGACGCCGGTCTTGGAGCAGCTTTGTCCAATAGCGTGAATGCCGGGGAAGCCACCACTTGGGGCTTCGAGGGCACGGTCAGCTATGATTATGCCGCCCAAAAAGGTTGGGGCTTTGGTCTCCCAGCTTATTTCAACGCCACCTTCACCAGCGCGGAACTTGAGAGCGCGCTCAGTAGCGGCGGCGGCGATGGCATTTTCGCCGGTGGCACCGCCGGTGCCGATATTCCCTATGTCCCAGCCTGGACACTCGCTGCCGGCATCGCCCTACAATATGAGAAGTTTGCTTTCAATGTGGACGCGATCTGGGTCGATGAAACCTTTGGAACCGCCGCTAACCTGGATGGTCCGGTCACCACTAGCCGCCAAGGCAAAACGGACAGCTACTTCCTCCTCGACCTGTCCGCCTCCTACGCTATCAACAAATACCTGACCATCCTCGGTGGTATCCAGAATGTTTTCGACACGGAGTATGTCAGCAGCCGACTGCCCGAAGGTCCCCGGGTGGGTGCCCCGCGCAGCTTGTATGCTGGCTTTGAAACCAGATTCTGA
- a CDS encoding universal stress protein produces the protein MSHLLACTDGSLYAASLHQHAAWVAGKTGWGVTLVHVIEREESRPAADLTGSIGFDAGQELLQQLVELDEAHARVARLRGKALLEDGAKQLAEAGVEPVVTLQRHGSLVENLVDLEEDASLVIIGKRGEHADFAKGHIGSNLERVVRSSQIPVLVASRAFQPIQKVLIAFDRGPSALKAVHFAATNPLFEELKITLLSTGRENESLERELQNVATGLRGAHRRVEAEFVVGDPEETIAAEVEARGIDLLVMGAYGHSRIRQLIIGSTTTALLRTCHVPVLLFR, from the coding sequence ATGTCTCACCTCCTTGCCTGCACCGACGGCTCCCTCTACGCGGCCAGCCTCCATCAACACGCGGCCTGGGTGGCTGGGAAGACCGGCTGGGGTGTGACCCTCGTGCACGTGATTGAGCGGGAGGAATCGCGGCCCGCTGCCGACCTCACCGGCAGCATTGGCTTCGACGCGGGTCAGGAGTTGCTGCAGCAGTTGGTGGAGCTGGATGAGGCCCACGCTCGCGTGGCCCGGCTTCGGGGAAAGGCCTTGCTCGAAGACGGCGCGAAGCAACTGGCCGAGGCGGGGGTGGAGCCGGTTGTCACCTTGCAGCGCCATGGTTCGCTAGTGGAAAACTTGGTCGATCTTGAGGAGGACGCGTCTCTGGTGATTATCGGGAAGCGGGGTGAGCACGCCGATTTCGCCAAGGGGCACATCGGGAGCAATTTGGAGCGAGTGGTGCGTTCTTCGCAGATTCCGGTTCTAGTGGCCTCCCGAGCCTTCCAGCCGATCCAAAAGGTCCTCATCGCCTTCGATCGTGGCCCGAGTGCCTTGAAAGCGGTCCATTTTGCCGCCACCAACCCTTTGTTTGAGGAGCTGAAGATCACCTTGCTCTCGACGGGTCGGGAAAATGAATCGCTCGAGCGGGAATTACAAAACGTGGCCACTGGCTTGCGGGGGGCCCATCGGCGGGTCGAAGCAGAGTTCGTGGTGGGTGATCCGGAAGAAACCATCGCGGCCGAAGTGGAAGCCCGCGGCATCGATCTCTTGGTCATGGGCGCCTACGGCCACTCCCGCATCCGGCAGCTCATCATCGGCAGCACCACCACCGCCCTCTTGCGGACCTGTCATGTTCCCGTGCTTCTTTTCCGCTGA
- a CDS encoding sulfotransferase domain-containing protein: MFSVFGLKQFLGYHHIDYARQISAGEITQAQQIVFHPKGHVYGPLRLSAIPATNSEKEPTQEYWYLIRQAATSEFVAGKRCLFFVRDPRDIIVSAYFSFRYSHRESTVPEIAERQRKSRAYLLSLSIDDYALGYSSRLQENFQLAAELIENANEALLLRYEDMIEDWETFAERLSEFVPVKTGALEELRERSRPKTVEEVGGHQRSGKTQQFREHLSRVTLTQLNQTFAETLVRFGYPSS, encoded by the coding sequence TTGTTCTCGGTCTTCGGCTTGAAGCAATTTCTCGGGTATCACCATATTGATTACGCTCGCCAAATCAGCGCTGGCGAGATCACTCAAGCCCAGCAAATCGTGTTTCATCCCAAGGGCCATGTTTACGGCCCCTTGCGCTTGTCAGCAATTCCGGCCACCAACTCCGAAAAGGAGCCAACGCAGGAATACTGGTATTTGATTCGGCAGGCGGCTACCAGCGAGTTTGTGGCCGGCAAGCGCTGTTTATTTTTTGTAAGGGATCCCCGCGACATCATCGTCTCCGCTTACTTTTCCTTTCGCTACTCCCATCGGGAAAGCACCGTTCCCGAGATTGCTGAGCGACAGCGAAAGTCCCGGGCGTATCTTTTGTCGTTGAGTATAGATGATTATGCGCTGGGGTATTCCTCGCGACTGCAAGAGAACTTCCAGCTTGCGGCGGAATTGATAGAAAACGCCAACGAGGCGCTTCTCCTGCGTTATGAGGATATGATCGAGGATTGGGAAACCTTTGCCGAACGGTTGAGTGAATTCGTGCCTGTGAAAACAGGAGCGCTCGAAGAACTCAGGGAACGATCTCGACCCAAGACGGTCGAAGAAGTGGGTGGTCACCAGCGAAGTGGGAAAACTCAACAATTTCGCGAACACCTCTCCCGCGTAACCCTTACCCAACTCAACCAAACCTTCGCCGAGACCTTAGTCCGCTTCGGCTACCCCAGCTCTTGA
- a CDS encoding ABC transporter ATP-binding protein, translating into MRFRLFEKQELAHLKRSAKYIKPFKKLLILALVFGAIAGPFNALMLFVFKAIIDFALIGEITAEGPAGKIVEAAATEAEDSASGLWGVMGVCGIIPLMMAGRGLLTYLNRYFMILVSNKALQEIRREVYEKLMAQSLKFFNQRKSGHLIQTLFNQSQMLSKAGVTLVVDAVKHPVAILSYVVALFSADWMFAICALFVFPLCMFPVIYFGNRVRHSGRNEEEQAGQLLVRIQESMAGIKLIKSYAREPYEEGRFQEASDGMIRMQMRWTKALEIVPPLVETVASLGIAAGLVYASSVGMEANDFWFRYITLIAMYPHVKAFSRLQIQTKRFMIAANGVFSVIDAPVSVEDDPEAKPASPEAASIRFDEVTFSYSKKVSAVKNFTFDFQKNCRYALVGESGAGKSTLFSLILRFYDPRKGNIFLDEENLREIKQRELRKLVAFVSQDSFLFHDTIENNIRYGKLDATREEIEEAARKAHAHDFILAQEEGYETIVGDKGTKLSGGQQQRVSIARAFLKDAPILLLDEATSALDSESEQRIKEALDRLAEGKTVIAIAHRLATVLNSDCILFMKEGRLFSHGSHHQLVESCDGYRRVVELQFAQTV; encoded by the coding sequence ATGCGTTTTCGACTTTTTGAAAAGCAGGAACTCGCTCACCTCAAGCGCTCTGCCAAATACATCAAGCCCTTCAAGAAGCTCTTGATCCTCGCCTTGGTCTTCGGAGCGATCGCTGGCCCCTTCAACGCCTTGATGCTCTTTGTCTTCAAAGCGATTATTGATTTTGCTTTGATCGGCGAGATCACCGCCGAGGGTCCGGCCGGCAAGATTGTGGAAGCCGCCGCCACCGAGGCGGAAGACAGCGCTTCCGGTTTGTGGGGCGTGATGGGTGTCTGTGGAATCATTCCTCTCATGATGGCCGGTCGGGGTCTGCTGACCTATTTGAATCGCTATTTCATGATTTTGGTGAGCAACAAGGCGCTCCAGGAAATCCGGCGAGAGGTCTATGAAAAGCTGATGGCGCAATCGCTGAAATTCTTCAATCAGCGAAAGTCAGGGCACCTCATTCAGACTCTCTTCAACCAATCCCAAATGCTCTCCAAAGCCGGGGTCACCCTGGTGGTGGACGCGGTGAAACACCCGGTAGCCATTCTCTCCTACGTGGTGGCGCTCTTTTCGGCGGATTGGATGTTCGCGATCTGTGCCCTCTTCGTCTTTCCCCTCTGCATGTTTCCGGTGATCTACTTTGGGAACCGGGTGCGACATTCCGGACGAAACGAAGAGGAGCAAGCCGGGCAATTGCTGGTGCGAATCCAGGAATCCATGGCGGGGATCAAACTCATCAAGTCCTATGCCCGCGAGCCCTATGAAGAAGGGCGCTTCCAGGAGGCGAGTGATGGGATGATTCGCATGCAGATGCGTTGGACCAAGGCGCTCGAGATTGTCCCTCCCTTAGTCGAAACGGTCGCTTCCCTCGGCATCGCTGCCGGTCTGGTCTATGCCTCCAGCGTGGGGATGGAGGCCAATGATTTCTGGTTCCGCTACATCACATTGATTGCGATGTATCCCCATGTGAAGGCCTTCAGTCGCCTCCAGATCCAGACCAAGCGATTCATGATTGCGGCCAATGGGGTCTTCAGTGTGATTGATGCGCCGGTGTCCGTCGAGGATGACCCCGAGGCCAAACCGGCCTCTCCCGAAGCGGCCTCCATTCGATTCGACGAGGTCACTTTCTCCTATTCAAAAAAGGTCAGTGCGGTCAAAAACTTCACCTTCGATTTCCAAAAGAATTGCCGGTATGCCTTGGTGGGCGAGAGCGGGGCCGGGAAGTCGACTCTCTTTTCGCTCATCCTCCGATTTTATGATCCCCGTAAAGGCAATATTTTTCTGGATGAGGAAAACTTGCGCGAGATCAAGCAGCGAGAGCTAAGAAAACTGGTGGCCTTTGTCAGCCAGGATAGCTTTCTCTTTCACGACACCATCGAGAACAACATTCGCTACGGAAAATTGGATGCCACTCGGGAAGAAATCGAGGAGGCGGCCCGTAAAGCCCATGCCCACGACTTCATCCTCGCCCAGGAGGAGGGGTATGAAACGATCGTGGGGGACAAGGGAACCAAGCTCTCGGGAGGACAGCAGCAGCGCGTCTCAATCGCGCGGGCGTTTCTGAAAGATGCCCCCATCTTACTCTTGGATGAGGCGACCTCGGCTCTCGACTCCGAATCAGAACAGCGGATCAAAGAGGCCTTGGACCGCTTGGCCGAAGGCAAGACAGTCATTGCCATTGCCCACCGGCTGGCGACGGTCCTCAATTCGGACTGCATTCTCTTTATGAAGGAAGGTCGTTTGTTCTCGCATGGTTCCCACCACCAGCTTGTTGAGAGTTGTGATGGCTATCGGCGAGTGGTGGAACTGCAATTTGCCCAGACCGTCTGA